One part of the Anaeromyxobacter sp. Fw109-5 genome encodes these proteins:
- a CDS encoding GbsR/MarR family transcriptional regulator, whose product MATTAPETVQRFVEAWGAMGSLWGINRSVARVHALLMATEEPLPLEEIAGRLRISKGNASMSLRELRTFGVVRQVEVAGDRRDFYVTEPDVWLMFFRILKERKRREFDPALEAIHALVDAPGATGAVRGRLEQMADLLTTVEGVVNRFLQDPQSSRSALAFIAGMPFGRKQNGKG is encoded by the coding sequence ATGGCCACGACCGCTCCCGAAACCGTGCAGCGCTTCGTCGAGGCCTGGGGCGCGATGGGGTCGCTCTGGGGCATCAACCGGTCCGTGGCGCGCGTGCACGCGCTCCTCATGGCCACCGAGGAGCCGCTGCCGCTGGAGGAGATCGCGGGGCGGCTCCGGATCTCGAAGGGCAACGCCTCGATGTCGCTGCGCGAGCTGCGGACGTTCGGCGTCGTGCGGCAGGTCGAGGTGGCGGGCGATCGCAGGGACTTCTACGTCACCGAGCCCGACGTGTGGCTCATGTTCTTCCGCATCCTGAAGGAGCGGAAGCGCCGCGAGTTCGATCCTGCCCTCGAGGCCATCCACGCCCTCGTCGACGCCCCTGGGGCGACGGGCGCCGTGCGCGGGCGGCTCGAGCAGATGGCGGACCTGCTCACCACGGTCGAGGGCGTCGTGAACCGGTTCCTCCAGGATCCGCAATCGTCCCGGTCGGCGCTGGCGTTCATCGCCGGCATGCCGTTCGGCCGAAAGCAGAACGGGAAGGGATAG
- a CDS encoding lysoplasmalogenase, with the protein MPAGWIAFVCVSALLALHLVADRRGAPLARAVGKLGASATFVALALALGVEGAFERGILAGLVLSVVGDALLLSGRRVPFLGGLVAFLLAHVAYAIAFARVTHPSPALALLVLAATGAALRWLWRGLGDMRVPVVAYCAVISVMLWLALGVARLEVRAGALLFYASDLLVARDRFVRPGLANRLIGLPIYYAGQLLLALAVG; encoded by the coding sequence ATGCCCGCCGGGTGGATCGCCTTCGTGTGCGTCTCGGCGCTGCTCGCCCTGCACCTCGTCGCGGACCGGCGCGGAGCGCCGCTCGCACGTGCCGTGGGGAAGCTCGGCGCCTCCGCGACGTTCGTGGCGCTCGCGCTCGCCCTCGGAGTCGAGGGCGCCTTCGAGCGGGGGATCCTCGCGGGCCTGGTCCTGTCCGTCGTGGGCGACGCGCTCCTCCTCTCCGGGCGGCGGGTCCCGTTCCTGGGCGGGCTCGTCGCGTTCCTGCTGGCGCACGTCGCGTACGCGATCGCCTTCGCCCGCGTGACGCACCCCTCGCCTGCGCTCGCGCTCCTCGTCCTCGCCGCGACGGGCGCGGCGCTCCGCTGGCTCTGGAGAGGCCTCGGCGACATGCGGGTCCCGGTCGTCGCGTACTGCGCCGTGATCAGCGTGATGCTGTGGCTCGCGCTCGGGGTCGCTCGGCTTGAGGTCCGGGCCGGGGCGCTGCTCTTCTACGCCTCGGACCTGCTCGTCGCGCGAGACCGGTTCGTGCGGCCGGGCCTGGCCAACCGGCTGATCGGGCTTCCGATCTATTACGCCGGGCAGCTGCTCCTCGCCCTCGCCGTCGGTTAG
- a CDS encoding DUF4384 domain-containing protein encodes MTGCPSDLRLEVLLLEPQAPEAQHVASCPPCQARLAEMRAAGEEFQREVYPATVATVTVAVRTPRRAPPARRWVRLAAPLAAAAAVIAFLAARYWTTAAPTLALAVYVADPSRATPVGDGEPVPAAAALRFEVHPSSPCNLWILSVDPTGDIARLYPPKGDRASEAIVHPAEQHLLPTTALLDGRAGPERIFAVCTKSQVPWNTVKQAAAKELEKGDEAVRRLRSIGGLPAGSSQTSVLIEKRT; translated from the coding sequence ATGACGGGCTGCCCGTCCGATCTGAGGCTGGAGGTGCTGCTCCTCGAGCCGCAGGCGCCCGAGGCGCAGCACGTCGCCTCGTGCCCGCCGTGCCAGGCGCGACTCGCCGAGATGCGCGCCGCGGGCGAGGAGTTCCAGCGCGAGGTGTACCCGGCGACGGTGGCGACCGTGACCGTCGCGGTGAGGACGCCGAGGCGCGCGCCGCCCGCACGGCGCTGGGTGCGCCTCGCCGCGCCGCTCGCCGCCGCGGCGGCGGTGATCGCGTTCCTGGCGGCGCGGTACTGGACGACCGCCGCGCCCACCCTCGCGCTCGCCGTGTACGTCGCGGATCCGTCGAGGGCGACGCCCGTCGGAGACGGCGAGCCCGTCCCCGCGGCCGCGGCCCTGCGCTTCGAGGTCCACCCGAGCTCGCCCTGCAACCTCTGGATCCTCTCGGTGGATCCGACGGGCGACATCGCGCGGCTGTATCCGCCCAAGGGCGATCGAGCCTCCGAGGCGATCGTCCACCCGGCGGAGCAGCACCTCTTGCCGACGACGGCCCTGCTCGACGGGCGGGCCGGCCCGGAGCGCATCTTCGCGGTCTGCACGAAGTCCCAGGTGCCGTGGAACACCGTGAAGCAGGCCGCTGCCAAGGAGCTGGAGAAGGGCGACGAGGCGGTGCGGCGGCTCCGCTCGATCGGCGGCCTCCCCGCGGGCTCCTCGCAGACGTCGGTGCTCATCGAGAAGCGCACGTGA
- a CDS encoding SDR family oxidoreductase yields MSRPHVHAITGAFGYSGQEIARLLLARGERVRTLTGHPERPDPFGGRVEVTRFRFDDPSRLRDALAGVRVLYNTYWVRFDHGASTFARAVENSRALFRAAAEAGVERVVHVSITNPAPDSPLPYFRGKAEVERALGESGLSHAILRPAVFFGGRDVLINNIAWLLRRLPLFGVASGTYGIQPVHVEDLARLAVEHAERGADVVLDAVGPEAFAFDELVGLVRRAVRSRAAIVRVPRWLLLGAARALGAPLGDVVLTRDEVLGLTGNLLVSHGRPTAGTRFSDWLAAHADELGVAWASELGRHYK; encoded by the coding sequence ATGAGCCGCCCGCACGTCCACGCGATCACCGGAGCCTTCGGCTACAGCGGACAGGAGATCGCGCGGCTGCTCCTCGCGCGCGGCGAGCGCGTGAGGACGCTCACCGGTCACCCGGAGCGACCGGACCCGTTCGGCGGAAGGGTCGAGGTGACGCGCTTCCGCTTCGACGATCCGTCCCGGCTGCGCGACGCGCTCGCGGGCGTGCGGGTGCTCTACAACACGTACTGGGTCCGCTTCGATCACGGGGCCTCGACGTTCGCGCGGGCGGTCGAGAACAGCCGCGCCCTCTTCCGGGCCGCGGCCGAGGCGGGCGTGGAGCGCGTCGTCCACGTGTCCATCACCAACCCCGCGCCGGACTCGCCGCTGCCCTACTTCCGCGGGAAGGCCGAGGTCGAGCGCGCGCTCGGCGAATCGGGGCTCTCCCACGCGATCCTCCGCCCCGCGGTGTTCTTCGGCGGCCGGGACGTCCTCATCAACAACATCGCCTGGCTGCTGCGGCGGCTGCCGCTGTTCGGCGTGGCGTCCGGTACCTACGGCATCCAGCCGGTGCACGTGGAGGACCTGGCCCGCCTCGCCGTGGAGCACGCGGAGCGCGGCGCCGACGTGGTCCTCGACGCGGTCGGGCCCGAGGCGTTCGCCTTCGACGAGCTCGTGGGGCTCGTCCGGAGGGCCGTCCGCTCGCGGGCCGCCATCGTACGGGTCCCGCGCTGGCTGCTCCTCGGCGCCGCGCGCGCGCTCGGCGCTCCGCTCGGCGACGTGGTGCTCACCCGAGACGAGGTCCTGGGGCTGACCGGGAACCTCCTCGTCTCGCACGGAAGGCCCACCGCCGGGACGCGCTTCTCGGACTGGCTCGCCGCCCACGCGGACGAGCTCGGGGTCGCCTGGGCCTCGGAGCTGGGTAGACACTACAAGTGA
- a CDS encoding methyl-accepting chemotaxis protein translates to MFARRYAWYGAAFGACFPVIATVLEAASRHGGVGPAALAAALRSPLLWIVALAPLVLALLARVAGVRQDRAVAIDAARREAYVRAAGELAGAARSLAEEATRIRGGAAEQAAGAAQQASAIAQTSTSAAEIAQMAVRSAERAEGVIAVTDRSGDLSTEGQRAVERVVSGIEDLAAAVESIAQATAELAADARRIGDIVETVKDVAEQSNVLAVNAALEAARAGEHGRGFGTVAVEVRSLAEQSRGAAVEVARIVGGVLARVERTASAASEGRSRADGVIALARSTATAIDSLGGLVRDSATEAREIALAARQQTLGIDEIVAAMGQISAATSAAVSSAAGIEQAAKALAEMSHSLGATVERYRAAAE, encoded by the coding sequence ATGTTCGCCCGCAGGTACGCTTGGTACGGCGCCGCATTCGGCGCCTGCTTCCCCGTCATCGCCACCGTCCTGGAGGCGGCCTCGCGGCACGGCGGCGTCGGCCCCGCGGCGCTCGCCGCGGCGCTGCGGTCGCCGCTCCTCTGGATCGTCGCCCTGGCGCCGCTCGTCCTCGCGCTGCTCGCGCGCGTGGCGGGCGTTCGACAGGACCGGGCCGTCGCGATCGACGCCGCGCGGCGCGAGGCGTACGTCCGGGCCGCCGGCGAGCTCGCCGGGGCGGCGCGATCCCTGGCCGAGGAGGCGACGCGGATCCGCGGCGGCGCCGCCGAGCAGGCCGCCGGGGCGGCGCAGCAAGCGAGCGCGATCGCGCAGACCTCCACGTCCGCGGCGGAGATCGCCCAGATGGCGGTGCGCTCGGCGGAGCGCGCCGAGGGCGTGATCGCCGTGACGGACCGCTCCGGCGATCTCTCCACGGAGGGGCAGCGCGCCGTGGAGCGGGTCGTGAGCGGGATCGAGGACCTCGCCGCCGCGGTCGAATCGATCGCGCAGGCCACCGCGGAGCTCGCGGCCGATGCGCGGCGCATCGGCGACATCGTCGAGACCGTGAAGGACGTCGCCGAGCAGTCGAACGTCCTCGCCGTGAACGCCGCGCTCGAGGCGGCGCGGGCCGGCGAGCACGGCCGCGGGTTCGGGACCGTGGCCGTCGAGGTGCGTTCCCTCGCGGAGCAGTCCCGCGGCGCCGCCGTCGAGGTGGCGCGGATCGTCGGCGGGGTGCTCGCCCGGGTGGAGCGGACCGCGAGCGCGGCGAGCGAGGGGCGCTCGCGCGCCGACGGGGTCATCGCGCTCGCCCGGAGCACCGCGACGGCGATCGACAGCCTGGGGGGCCTCGTGCGCGACTCGGCCACGGAGGCGCGGGAGATCGCGCTGGCCGCGCGGCAGCAGACGCTCGGCATCGACGAGATCGTCGCCGCCATGGGCCAGATCTCCGCCGCGACCTCGGCGGCGGTGAGCAGCGCGGCGGGGATCGAGCAGGCGGCGAAGGCGCTCGCGGAGATGTCACACTCGCTCGGCGCGACGGTCGAGCGCTACCGGGCCGCCGCCGAGTAG